TTCCATCTTCCGTTGCAGTGAGCCAAACCACCTTCCTAAAGTGCTCAGCAGGAGCGGCCACTTATTGCTGCCTTCCAAGTGTCGGCCTAACACTCCTAATGGACTCTCCTCACAGCTACCTGCTCTTATCAGCGAGCCTGCCTTCGCTCGCTCACTCACGCACCGGCTTTCAGCTTCCagctttctcttctttctcctctaACCTCCATTCACTTTTCCAATCATTCTTCTCCCCTTCTCAACCACACTTGCGCTTCTGTTATTTCtcatggggacgtggcacaggtgtggcgattagcatcTCCCAGAATCAATTACGGATACGGATGATtcttcacctgtgcacttaagtgaggaaatCCCTGCACTACATCACGTTAGAGAACtactccggccacactaccacacccctcTATAAGCCGCGAGtatggcgattatttattttaaaaactggccattcttTGAGCCTCACACCAGACCAGATCCTCTTTCATAGAAGCTCTTAAATCTGACTTGATTATTTTTGAGCTGAAAATAGTCTTTCAACACTGACTTGGGTGGGTGGCATCGCTGTTACAGTTCTAGCCACATCACTAATAATCTCTGGATCAACAAGGATGGCTTCTTCTACAGTCAGTTTCGATGAGTGATCATacttttcaatttcttttaattctttaaaaaaaaactcctgctggAATCTCATTATTTAGACATTTACTGGTCAGTTATCTTTAAAGCATAGGTGACATCGCTTTGCTTTTGAAACTTCCATTTTGTCCAAGTAAGAATCAAAGTCTAATTCTTCATTTGAAGAGGATGATCCTGAGTTTCCAGTGCTTTAGCTTCATCCAGTGATGGTGTTTCAGGTAGTAGTAATCCCTTCATGTGAACTGTTACATCATAGAGTGTCTTTTTTCCATTATCAATCTGGTCACTGCTCAACAAAATTCAGCTCAGTGGATCAACATAAATAGCAGCTAACAAGATTTGATTATCCAGTAAGAGacattctcttttcttcattgaagATACAATGCCATCAGTTATTAACCCTCCACTTTCGTTCAGGCCATATATCAAGCTCTTACGTTCAAAGAAAACTTTACCGGGTGTTAAATCTTCATATTGCAACCTCTTGGTGACAGTAAAGGGGTAAGAAGGCAGACTTTCCAGTTCTTCTACTTGTGCTCACTGATTTtcagttaataaaacattttaattgtccAGTTCTTCAAGAAAGTCTTTTAGTTCAAGCAAATGCTTTACCACCAAATAAGTGCTTCCCCAGCATATTGTTTGATCCAAAATGGCTCCTTTTCCTGCACTTCTTTTCAAAATGGATCTGTTTTAGGGGCCCTGTCTGCAACAGTTACTTGCCTCAATTTGCCAATTAGAGTAGCTGCATGACGATCTTTCAATCCGTCTCTTATTGCAAGTTGCAGAGTATGAACAGCACAATGCATATGTTGAATAGTAGTAAGCttagatgcttcttcagcaatgtTATCCAAAATTTCACTGTTCTCTTTGGTTTCAATTTCTCCAATACTTGCAGAACTGTCTTCCTCTAATATCTGTTTATCACTTTGATATGTAGTTTCAGGAGACACACAGATgttttagttacttaaaatgtctctagttaagtcctcatttttagTCAGTCAGCTtccttcagaacaggccacatgcctgtctcaatatggctgccgagctgtgctgttcattgtgttgtccttttcagttcatgctccttcatcagttggTAAGAGAAAGATAGGGAGGTGTAAAACAAGCAAATTTATAtgttctctgtccaacccctacagccaatagggtatTATGGTagttaaaggcttctgatacaagccaatcccaaacagccatacttcagatcaatggggcacagaataccttcacacctacCCCCAAAACCATTTATTAAGGTGGAGCTTGCCAGCTAGATAgttgggggttgattgagagaatGTTCCAGAGAATCAcctgccaaacttgtttgaggcacttccacCAACCTTGTtggaaaattacaaagagactctgTCCAAAGGCTTCATGTGGTTGACGCCAGTTCACCATCTCTTGGGACTGACTTCACGTTGGGGCAACAGTAGCAGTCGCAGTTCAATGCAGTCTTGGTTTGTACCTGTTGGCGTTGTAAGTGGCGGGGATTCCAGACAAACATTGCTGTAGGTGGGTCAGCTGTACAAATCTGTTCAGCTGGGGATTGATCAGCTGATGTCGGTACCTCACATTCTCTTTCGATCACTGGTATCAACactggagtccgacaagtcagagccCAATTCAGCGATAagaagtattttgctttacacattcgcttcaatctctcaccagatgttgaggccatttttgctgttgtttgatCCTCACTATTCACACAAGTGCAGGGAATCTTGGTCAAACCAACACAGCTAATGTTCCTTCGAGGAGACAGAGTGGAAGAAAAACATAACAGCGAGGTTTTTCActttttacagttgattacctCCATCAAcccctcctgttgacaaaagtcgacatccgccctgaaagagttaagtaaGCAACTTAGGATATTTTTGTTTAAGCAGGCCTTTGATCACGGCTGAGTAGTCTCTGCTTGGACTTTCGGCTTGTTCTTAGTTTTGTTCTTCTTATtcgattttattgtttttgtttagtttttcttgttttgttatatttgctttACACTTTTATTGTTGTACAGCACTTTCTGATGTCACGTCTGTGAAAGGAGCGTTATAAGTACTTATTACTTACtgtaataagtttatatgtttaatatgtcactgtgctctgtacaaatattttaaatctgtttttcttttctttatacatgcacagctgagccagatttagtacaaagagactcagcatttagaactgcagGCCAAGCATAGGAtaagatagacaaagacaaatgggcaacgtgcactatttctgtgtgacatAGTCAGCATGACATCAGATccttctttgccttgtttggaatggcatgatttacctaagcaAGAGCCTGAGCATGAAGAAAGTGTATAAAACCTTAGAACATTGCCCGGCACTCCTTTGAAGCCGAAGggtggatgggagataacgtcatccaatcCTAAAAATCTTTCCATTGCAGCAACGAAAATGgaagactgtatacatcgagatcccaTTTCGATAACAGTCTTGCTTGACgacgcaattacaaaagaacttattccaactagggagctagtgCCCCCTGGAGGAAAACACTTACTTACTTCTGAACACAGTGTGTAGAGCACTTCTTGGTAACATCAGCTGAGCTGTCTACTTAGCTCCTACTGTCCTGCACAGCACTATACCACATTCCACActgcaaatcctgccgactatgccaagtgTATTGCCATTGACTCACACCACAAGCCTTTTGAAGTTTGCTGATTTCAAGTTGTGTAATTGCTGGGAGCCAGCCAAGAGCCAATGATGTCTGGATTACAATGGCTCTAAGAAGCTGTTTCTTATCAGCCTATGCTAAAGGATGGCCTTGGCTGAGCAGAGAGTTCTTCTGAACTCTGTGTGCAGTGagcttcctggtgatgtcagtTGAGCTGTCTTTTCAGCCCCCACTGTACCGCACAGTGCACTCCATACTTCAAATCTTGCCGACTACACCAAGTGTATTGCCATTGACTCACACCACGAGCCACCTCAGTTTGCAGATTTGCACTGCGGTAACTGCCGGAGGCCAGATGGCTCTCCGCGTCAATTTCTTATCAGCATGAGCTGACTTTGCAGAGCAGACACTGCTTCTGAACACGGTGAGCAGAGCACTGCCTGGTGTCATCAGCTGACTTTTATCTCCATCACGCAGCCCCCAACCTATTGCACACCTCCACAGTATCTAATGCTGTTTTATGTAATTCATCTCCAGCACTTCCTTTTCCTTATCTTTGATTTactaaaaaatgcatgtaaaatataATGCTATATATTATAAGTCacattttcttcttattcttggTCACAGTTATCAGAAGGTTTTAAACttgtgattaaattatttttaaacatatctgTTTATAACATGACCATTAATTAACTGAACATCTTGTGACTTTACTAAATCACCTAAAGAGGTTATTTGATTCTCAaatttctaaagttttttttttactcataaaGTGTCATatgttattgtttaattttttataggTCTTGAATATGTAAGTAAGTCATAGTGAAATGACtaactacaataaaaataaatctgacaACAATTTTGCATATAATAAGGCCTAACAAAAATGAAGTGGGCAATGCTCAACCCTAGAGAGCAAGCCCAGATGGGGCACATACAAGTGTGACATGTCAATATTGTTGTATGATGGCATCATCAAGTAAACTTAGGCTGTAATATTAAGATGACGGGATACTTTATGACCATTTACCTTGTGTAGGATCAGTGCTAAATGTACTGTTAGATTAACTATACACTTGTTTGAAAAGTGCAATGTATAACTCTACCAGACTCACTAATACGCCTTTCCTTTCAAATGTTTTGTATTTCGTTCCCTGGTGTTTtgaatatatatttacttatccaaggtgacttacaacatctgagatgcaattggttacacttcttttgtttttctaattggagcacaggcaggtcacacagtgtcagtagtgggatctgaacccacagaaCTCCAAAGTCTTAACTAATACACCACACTGCCTTAGTGTGATTTGGGTTATCTATGCCCTTAAGGCAGGGGtccccagctctggtcctggagcagtgctgcggctgcaggttttcattctaacccttttcttaattagtgaccactttttaacttcttttcccttagttttaattgaattgattttttttaagatcCAATATTCTgatcttgctttattttttccttttacagcAACCAAACAGATAtcagatgtgaagtgagccagcTAAGCTGGGCCCTCAAAgaccaaccagtttcactccaagcagtttcTAAATCTGAGGCTGATTCTTGTATTTAATTCTATGTctttttgctgctctcattctgccacagcatttccaaaactgctgcTTTCTTTTATTCTAAGAGATCCATCAAACTGTTTTATGGagctgagcagaccaacattgctgagaccttcacctttccttattttcacATATTATATAATGGACACTAATTAACTCATCATGTGttgtttcattttgtatctcattattgtttagctactatttaaggaaaatagaagCAGTTAAGGGGTCTAAGTCTTAAAtagttttctttcagctgctcccgttaggggtcgccaaagtggatcatcttctttgatatctttctgtcctctgtatcttcttctgtcacacccatcaccttcatgtcctctctcaccacatccataaaccttctcttaggccttcctctttttctcttgcctgacagcgctatccttggcatccttctcccaatatattcagcatctctcctctgcacatgtccaaacctatgcaatctcgcctctctgactttgtcttccagctgtccaacctgacctgaccctctaatgtatttatttctaatcctatctatcttCATCACACCCGATGCAAGTCTTAgcgtctttaactctgctactgagtcttaaatagtaaatcaataaaaatgaagatggaagaagttcattagcagacAAAACTGATTTGaatcaaaacctgcagccacattagCAGTCCTGGACCAGAGTCGGAGACCCCTGCCTGAAGGGAATTACCCAACATAAACTGGGAAAGGTCCAGTGTGAGCTGATTTTTGGGAAAactaggaaataaaaaagaaatggaaagtgGAAAGGAAGCTGTCAGAAAGACACAAGTCCATCCCGAGGAACGGATTTGGGAGTTTGGTAAAAGGTCAGCAAAGTGAAAGAAGAAgacatcatttattttaaagaggTCCCTCTTTGGATGCTTATGATAAAGCCTGGTGGCTTTGAACAGGTTATGTCACGTGACGGAGATGTCCTTCTGAAATGTTTTATGAAGGTGTTGCAACAGACGACTGAAAAAGAagcaccagtgcaacacatattACAAGAAGTGCAATGCCTGCAGTTCTTTGCTTTGAACATTAGCACACTTTGCAGGACCATACCATGCAACAGGTAGGAAATATGTATTTGACATCACATAGTACTGGTAtattcgaatcccgtaaatgccaaaaagggactctgctctgttgggcccttcagcaaggcccttaacctgcaatcactCCATCCTAGGTATGACgctaacctgcatccagccctgcatgtaggccaggggtgcccaactccggtcctggagggctgcaggttttcattctaacccttttcttaatgagtgtcctgtttttgctgctaattaacttcttttgaattaaatttatttgacttgctcttgaagactcagatccctcaattgtttctttttccttaattagcagccaaacaataatgagatacaaaatgagcctaaacaactggtgtccatcacacaatatctgaaaataaagaaagatgaaggtctcaggaatgctgatctgttcttagaaaagagaaaatccacaatttcagaaatgactgctattgcacaatgagagcagcaacaagccatggaattaaagagcggGTTTAAATAACGACAGGACTCGGCACCTAATTAATCATCTGGTTGgattgaaattggttggagtttgaggccctgacttacttggtcttttgttggctccctcacttcacatttcacttctgtttgggtgccatttaatgaaagaaatgaagcaattcagaggaacgatgaagaaactcaagggaacaaatcttaataaacaagtcaattaaacttaattcaaaagaagttaattagcagcactaattaaggaaagggctaggatgaaaacctgcagccactgcggcccaccaggactggagttgggcacccctgatgaAGGTCCTCCAAcgtgcagggaaaaacctgggggtcagtggcagaactggcactccagccaccatagaaaacctcTCACTGGTTCCACtgcatctgaactagtgtggtgctgaggtgccacccattgcatggctgcactcaggtcctaatctgggatcctgagttggtttgtagTGCGGTGGGTGCGGCAGTGAGCTGTATTAGTGCCTGCTCCTAACTCCTCGATgtttgaaaccattgctttgtgtgttttttataaaaaaaaaaataatagttttttggaaaaaaatattctgccctgagactaaaggaaaaaatatcagCCCTAAAAATGAGATACCATCAAGAAAAATCAACCAAACATATTGTAGAGATCGATTCACTTTGTCTAAGCCTCCAAGCTTGGCTTTATTTGTCTACTACAGTAAGTTGTGCACCTCAATGTCTCTGACTAAGTGGATTTGCAGACACATCTTTACCAGGTCTTCGTCTTAGGGGTTCTTCGGTAATGTTTTGTTCCTCCTCAAGGTTTTCCAAAAGCTCTGCTGAATCTCTTTAGACCTGAGGCAGTAGATGATGGGGTTCATGAGAGGCGGCGTCACGTTCTGGATCAGCGCCATCAAGATGCGCACATCGGCTGAAGTTCCCGGAATCCTGTTACATATGTAGACGCCGGCACCAatgaggaagaagacagaaatgACCAGCAGGTGTGTGGCGCAGGTCGAGAAGGCCTTTACACGGCCCTCATGAGTGCTGATCTTGAGGACTGAGATGAGGATCCTCGAATATGAGAAGAGAATGTAGACCAAAGGAGCGAACAAGACAGTCAGGACTATACTTAAACCGACGTAGGTGTTAAGGCTGGTATCAGTACATGCTAACTTAAGCACTGAAGAGTGGTCACAATAGCAATGGACCACCTTGTTGGGTCCACAGAATGGAAGTCTGTAAGCCAAAATAATGGGAATGATTGCAAGAAATGATGCACAGAGCCAACAGCAGGCAATCTGCTTTATAACGAAGGCATTGCTCATTAACGTATGGTAGTGCAATGGTCTACAAATGGCCAAATACATGTTGTAAGCCGTGAGTGAAAGAAGAAGCGACTCTGAAGTGGTCATGGTGTGACAGAAAAACATCTGAGTGAAGCAGGCTGAGATTGTAATGAGATTAGAGTCTGAGCCAAAGATGGCCAGCATTTTGGGAACGGTGGTGGTTGCAATAATTATGTCTACGAAGCCGAGGCTCgatataagtatgtacatcgggaTGTGAAGGTCTTCATCACGTAAAAAAATGAGGATTATGAGAAGGTTtcccaaaacaatgaaaaagtacACAGTCAGCAAGGAGCCAAAAATAATGTTCTTGGTATCCCGTTCCTGAAGTCCTGGAAAGCCAACGATGATGAAGGCTTGGATGGCTTCATTGGTGTCGTTCAGCCGGGACATGGCACACCCTTAAGAGTTCAGAGACCTGTAATACAACACATCTTTTATAATCATTTTataatcatttcattttctctATCATTGTTAAAGTTCATCCCTGTTGGTTTGGAATCTACTTTTTCCATGACAAGGTTGTGGAAAGCCTGAATCTGTCATGGCATCATTGGGCAAAAGGCAAGACACAAGTTTGGAAAGGATGGTAGTCCACCGccatataaaatataatgcatttcaaaCCATTGGATTGTCATCAATAAATCTAATGTGCAGTTCTTTCAGACGTATAATGGATCTTAAATGTGCAGTGGAACTCAAATGGTCATACGAGAAATATGGAACGGAGACGGAGGGTGACAAGATCAGAAACTGAACACAAGTCCCCGTATGTAATTTACTCCATCATGTGCCAGtccagagaattaaaaaaatgggAAGATGGGAAGGATGGCTTAAAATTCACCTTAAGTATATAATAGTAATGCCTGACAGGAACACCTGATGATGACTGCTGGGTTAGGCTGCCCTGTGACTCTGCCCTGAAGAAGCAGGTTAAGAAGATGAAAGACTGGATGGCAATTTATAACAATAAGCTACCGAATAATAATGTAtgaattcatccattttctaatacaATACACCATTTCAAAGTCTTTGTATGTAATTTATTCCGCATGTGCCAGTCCAGAGAATGAAAAGAATGGGAAGATGGTAAGTAAGGCTTGCATTTCAgcttataacaacaacaaaatggcaATGCCTGACAGGAACACCTGATGATTACTGCTGGGTTAGGCTGCCCTGTGACTCTGCCCTGAAGAAGCAGGTTAAGAAGATGAATGACTGGATGGCAATACATAACATTAGGCTATGCAATAATAGCAtatgaatccatccattttctaatagaATACACCATTTCAAGATCACGGGGTTCCGGGCATATACCCGTAGCACTGGGCACCAGTCCAGTTCAgggcacacacattcatacactcactcacacagggtTAGTATTGTGTGCCATTAATGTTATACGCTTAAGCCTTACAATGCAGTAGttaggcctcacctggagtactgcgtGCAGCTTTGGCctcaaaaaagacaaagaagctGTAGAGAACATTCAggaaagagcaactaggctgattttcAAAGTATGGAGCATGAATTAGGAAGAAGGATTCAAAGAGCAGAAGCTAATGGAGATTAtcaggtgacatgattgaactgtttaaaattatcaaaGGAATTAGTACAAAAGATCCCAGCTATTACTCTAAAATGAGTTCTTCATCATACACTGACAATACTGGAGATACTAGCCATTCATTCACCCCTAACTTTTTCAAAATCCACCTCTCCACCTCTCACGGCACACTGTCAAGCGGCTTGTCCAGATCTACAAACGCATTACCTGACTGATGATCTTCTCAGGCACGAACCCAAACTACAttttgctgtctttctgctgatcTCTGATTCTCAACTTCCTCTAAAAGCTTGACTGCTCAACAATGGATCTCCCCTTTTCCTTTATACTGGAATGACCACAATTCTTTTCCAGTCTTCAGGAATCCTCCCATCTTACACAATCCTGTCCCACAGTTCTATCAACCATGAAActtcaaaaactgcatttttgacagccctccagcttGGGTCCATTGCTACCTATCTTCCTTGTTTACTGCTCAAAAAGAACAAGGGGACAAGGTTaggaacttgttaagggcagaatttgcacaaatgttagaaagttcttCTTCACACATAGAATtagagacatccatccatctatccatcctcttaCGTTTATCCAAGATCTGGTCGTGGggtcagcagcttgagcagagctcttccaggggaatccgaggcgttcctaggccagctgggagacatagtccctccaaacCGTGGCCTCCTCCctgttagacgtgcccggaacacctcaccagggaggcgtccaggaggcatcctgatcagatgcccgagccacctcatgtgactcctctcgatgtggaggagcagcggctctactctgagcccctcccggatgactgaacttctcaccctatctttaagggaaagcccagacaccctgcggaggaaattcatttcagctgcttgtattcacgatctcgttctttcggtcactac
Above is a window of Polypterus senegalus isolate Bchr_013 chromosome 2, ASM1683550v1, whole genome shotgun sequence DNA encoding:
- the LOC120524351 gene encoding olfactory receptor 6N1-like — encoded protein: MSRLNDTNEAIQAFIIVGFPGLQERDTKNIIFGSLLTVYFFIVLGNLLIILIFLRDEDLHIPMYILISSLGFVDIIIATTTVPKMLAIFGSDSNLITISACFTQMFFCHTMTTSESLLLSLTAYNMYLAICRPLHYHTLMSNAFVIKQIACCWLCASFLAIIPIILAYRLPFCGPNKVVHCYCDHSSVLKLACTDTSLNTYVGLSIVLTVLFAPLVYILFSYSRILISVLKISTHEGRVKAFSTCATHLLVISVFFLIGAGVYICNRIPGTSADVRILMALIQNVTPPLMNPIIYCLRSKEIQQSFWKTLRRNKTLPKNP